One window of Trinickia caryophylli genomic DNA carries:
- a CDS encoding c-type cytochrome, translating into MSEAPHGAPIKTPGQLIAAVVAAFVVPIAIIWLLAYNVNQTVRDGAGTDMKSDATLTDRIAPLAQVTVRDANAPRVYKSGEEVFKAVCSTCHATGAAGAPKFGDSSAWAPRIAQGYDALLHSALSGKNAMPARGGTSPDDYSDYEIARAVVYMANNGGAKFAEPAAPAPAGAQAASAASPETAGAASGATAENANPAAAASEQAAAAASSMPVAQPAALPASANTAAAPAAPAPSPATPTASADAAQAGKALYEKVCQACHAAGVLNAPKFGDKAAWAPRLKEGMDVVYNYALHGKGAMPPKGGSNASDADVKAAVDYMANAAK; encoded by the coding sequence ATGAGCGAAGCACCACACGGAGCACCGATCAAAACTCCCGGCCAGTTGATTGCGGCCGTCGTCGCCGCGTTCGTCGTTCCCATCGCCATCATTTGGCTGCTGGCCTACAACGTCAATCAGACGGTTCGCGATGGCGCCGGTACCGACATGAAGTCCGACGCCACCCTGACCGACCGCATCGCGCCACTCGCCCAAGTCACCGTTCGCGACGCCAACGCGCCTCGCGTCTACAAGAGCGGCGAGGAAGTCTTCAAGGCCGTCTGCTCCACCTGCCACGCCACCGGCGCCGCAGGCGCTCCGAAATTCGGCGACAGCAGCGCCTGGGCGCCCCGCATCGCGCAAGGCTACGACGCCCTGCTCCATTCGGCCCTGAGCGGCAAGAATGCCATGCCCGCACGCGGCGGCACCTCGCCCGACGACTACAGCGACTATGAGATCGCGCGCGCCGTCGTCTACATGGCCAACAACGGCGGCGCCAAATTCGCCGAGCCAGCCGCCCCCGCGCCGGCCGGCGCACAAGCCGCCAGCGCCGCTTCGCCCGAAACCGCCGGCGCCGCGTCAGGCGCCACGGCCGAGAACGCGAACCCCGCCGCCGCCGCATCCGAGCAGGCCGCAGCCGCCGCGTCCTCGATGCCCGTCGCGCAACCGGCCGCGTTGCCCGCCTCGGCCAATACGGCCGCAGCCCCAGCAGCACCGGCACCGAGCCCGGCCACGCCAACCGCCAGCGCGGATGCCGCTCAAGCCGGCAAGGCGCTCTACGAAAAAGTCTGTCAGGCCTGCCATGCGGCCGGCGTGCTCAACGCACCGAAGTTCGGCGACAAGGCGGCCTGGGCACCGCGTCTCAAGGAGGGAATGGACGTGGTCTACAATTACGCGCTCCATGGCAAGGGCGCGATGCCGCCCAAGGGCGGGTCGAACGCATCCGATGCGGACGTCAAGGCAGCCGTCGACTACATGGCCAACGCCGCCAAGTAA
- the istA gene encoding IS21 family transposase has product MPAHRMNTRMIKDVLRLKFDGGFSHDRIAASLGISKGVVTKYVGLAKAAELDWASACDMDEGELERRLMGKPTGPAAYAQPDYGRIHQELRRKGMTLTLLWEEYQAEFADRQTYRYTQFCEHYKSFAKRLKRSMRQIHRAGEKLFVDFAGPTLPLTTGRRAHVFVAAMGASSYTFACATPAETMEDWLGGIARALTFYGGVPQLIVPDNPRAMIADPDRYEPRAGDTVLDFARHYGTSFLPARTYRPQDKAKVESAVQVVERWIMARLRHHEFGSVQSVDDAISPLLTYLNERPFQKLPGCRASAFAQLDAPALLSLPAQPYELARFKTVTVHIDYHVEVGKHRYSVPHALVGLKLEARITGGAVELLHRGRRVASHARNEHVGGYTTVVEHMPAAHRAHLEWTPQRLIHWAQQIGSATAVLVTRLLEEQRHPEHGYRACLGLLSLSRRYGRDRLEAACALALELGVHRYRHVREILLNNRDRAVAMAPADWTSPSHAHVRGPGYYQ; this is encoded by the coding sequence ATGCCCGCGCACCGGATGAACACGCGCATGATCAAGGACGTTTTACGACTGAAGTTCGACGGCGGTTTCTCGCATGATCGAATCGCCGCGTCGTTGGGCATTTCCAAGGGCGTCGTCACGAAGTACGTTGGCCTTGCCAAGGCAGCCGAGCTCGACTGGGCGAGCGCCTGCGATATGGATGAGGGCGAGCTCGAGCGGCGTTTGATGGGCAAGCCCACGGGGCCTGCGGCCTACGCCCAGCCCGACTACGGGCGCATCCACCAGGAACTGCGCCGCAAGGGCATGACGCTCACGCTGCTCTGGGAGGAGTACCAAGCCGAGTTCGCCGACCGGCAGACCTATCGTTACACGCAGTTCTGCGAGCACTACAAGAGCTTCGCCAAGCGCCTGAAGCGCTCGATGCGCCAGATCCACCGCGCCGGCGAGAAGCTGTTCGTCGACTTCGCCGGACCCACGCTGCCGTTGACGACGGGGCGACGCGCGCACGTGTTCGTCGCTGCGATGGGCGCCTCGAGCTATACGTTCGCGTGCGCCACGCCTGCCGAGACGATGGAGGACTGGCTTGGCGGCATTGCGCGAGCACTGACGTTCTACGGCGGCGTGCCGCAACTGATCGTGCCCGACAACCCACGCGCCATGATCGCTGACCCCGATCGTTACGAGCCTCGCGCTGGCGACACCGTGCTCGATTTCGCGCGGCATTACGGCACGTCCTTCCTGCCAGCGAGAACCTATCGACCGCAGGACAAGGCTAAGGTCGAGTCAGCCGTGCAAGTGGTCGAGCGCTGGATCATGGCGCGCTTGCGTCATCACGAGTTCGGCTCGGTGCAATCCGTCGATGACGCAATCAGCCCATTGCTGACGTATCTGAACGAGCGTCCCTTCCAGAAGCTGCCCGGATGCCGAGCCAGTGCGTTTGCCCAGCTCGACGCGCCCGCCTTGTTGTCGTTGCCGGCCCAGCCGTACGAACTCGCACGCTTCAAGACGGTGACGGTGCACATCGATTACCACGTCGAGGTGGGTAAGCATCGGTACAGCGTGCCGCATGCGCTCGTCGGCTTGAAGCTCGAAGCCCGCATCACCGGCGGCGCCGTTGAGCTCCTGCATCGCGGGCGTCGTGTGGCGAGCCATGCACGCAACGAGCACGTGGGCGGCTACACGACCGTCGTCGAACATATGCCCGCGGCACACCGCGCACACCTGGAGTGGACGCCGCAGCGTCTGATCCACTGGGCGCAGCAGATCGGCTCGGCAACGGCGGTGCTTGTGACGCGATTGTTGGAAGAACAGCGCCACCCCGAACACGGCTATCGGGCATGCCTGGGGCTGCTCTCGCTGTCGCGGCGCTACGGCCGGGACCGACTCGAAGCCGCGTGTGCGTTGGCACTCGAGCTCGGTGTGCATCGTTACCGACATGTGCGCGAGATCCTGCTCAACAACCGAGACCGCGCCGTCGCGATGGCGCCGGCGGACTGGACGAGCCCGAGTCATGCGCACGTGCGCGGCCCCGGCTATTACCAATAA
- the istB gene encoding IS21-like element helper ATPase IstB: MMMQQTLTQLRTLKLDGFADGLEEQLAQPGSAKLGFEERLSLLVDRETNWRDDRRRTRLLKHAHLKYPQAAIEDLDTRSGRGIDARALMSLALGDWVQSGYSLLISGPTGAGKSWLACALAQYACRRGHSALYLRVPRLTEELRILHGNGGFTKWLMQVARVDVLLLDDWGMAPLDAMVRNDLLEMIDDRAAGKATIVTSQLPIEHWHGWIGDETIADAMLDRLMQRHHRITLKGESLRKVAPNPQTKEVVLDES, encoded by the coding sequence ATGATGATGCAACAAACACTGACACAGTTGCGCACGCTCAAGCTCGACGGCTTCGCCGACGGGCTCGAAGAACAACTCGCGCAGCCGGGCAGCGCCAAGCTGGGCTTCGAGGAGCGCCTGTCGTTACTGGTGGACCGCGAGACGAACTGGCGCGACGACCGGCGTCGCACACGGCTGCTCAAACATGCGCACTTGAAGTATCCGCAGGCCGCGATCGAGGATCTCGATACGCGCTCGGGCCGTGGCATCGATGCTCGCGCGCTCATGAGCCTGGCGCTGGGCGACTGGGTTCAGTCGGGCTACAGCCTGCTCATCAGTGGCCCCACCGGTGCGGGCAAATCGTGGCTCGCCTGTGCGCTGGCGCAGTACGCCTGCCGACGCGGGCACTCGGCACTGTACCTGCGTGTACCGCGACTGACTGAGGAGCTTCGGATCCTGCACGGCAACGGCGGCTTCACGAAGTGGCTCATGCAAGTGGCGCGCGTCGACGTCTTGCTACTCGACGATTGGGGAATGGCTCCACTGGACGCGATGGTGCGCAACGACTTGCTGGAGATGATCGACGACCGCGCCGCCGGCAAAGCCACAATCGTGACCAGTCAATTGCCCATCGAGCACTGGCACGGCTGGATCGGCGACGAAACGATTGCCGATGCGATGCTCGACCGACTCATGCAGCGACATCACCGCATCACGCTCAAGGGCGAGTCGCTTCGAAAAGTCGCTCCGAACCCTCAAACAAAGGAGGTCGTACTCGACGAAAGCTGA